From the Paenibacillus sp. R14(2021) genome, the window TCGAATGCCGCATAACAAATTTACCAAAAGGAGAAAATACAAGGAAATCTCTCAAGACTGGAGTGGACGCTTCTATGTATGCACCGCCGATCATCGGATTCAACGGAGGCCCGAATTCGAATTCGAATTCGAATGAAAACGCCAAATCAAGCTCCAGTTCATCCAGTTCTGGGGAGCAGCAAGAAATGCTGTTTTCCGTTGTTTCCGACAATGTAACCGGAATTTTGAACGAATTAGGTTCCAGTCCGGATATTATCGTTCGCAACTTTATTTATGCCTGCCCTAACCCAGTCAACGCTTCGTTGATCTTTTTAGAAGGCATCAGCGATATACAATCCGTATCCGAAAATGTGTTGTGGACGCTTCTGGGCGAGACTCGGAATAACGGTCAAAAAGCAGCCAGCCAATCTGAGAACGGACAAGCCCCGCATCAATCGGAGCCGCAGCCCGGTGACTCGCCATCTAACGGCACGATACCAGTGTCTTCGCAGATGTTGCAAGCCTGGTCGGAGATGAAGAACAAGCTGACGCTTGGTTCGATTTTCGAATTGAAACAATTCGATGAAGTCATTGCCTCCCTGCTCGCCGGCAATTCCATTCTCCTGCTGGACGGCGTGCCGCTCGCATTGAGCTGCTGTACGAAAGGCGGCCAAATGCGTGATATCCAGGAAGCGAGCACGCAGGTCGTCATCCGGGGACCGAAAGACAGCTTCACGGAATCGCTGTGTACCAATATCGCGCTCGTCCGTCGCCGAATTCGCAACAAACAACTGTGGCTGGAAGAAATTTCGATGGGAAGCGTCACGAATACGTCCGTTATTCTCATGTACATGAAAGACGTTGCGAAGGAAGAGGTCGTCGCCGAGGTCAAGCGCCGCCTGGCAGAGAACACGCTCGAGTCCGTCTTGGAATCCGGCTACATCGAGGAAGTATTGGAGGATCCCTCCTATTCACCTTTCCCTACCGTTTACAATACGGAACGACCTGACGTCGTAGCTGGAAATCTTCTGGAAGGCCGCATTGCGCTTCTGATTGACGGTACTCCCTTCGCCCTGATTGTCCCGACCGTGCTTGCCCAATTCTTCACGTCTGCCGAGGATTACTACCAACGGTATGATATCGGAATTTTTCTGCGCCTGCTTCGATATACGTCGTTCGTCATTGCCCTGCTAGGTCCTTCCTTCTACGTGGGGCTCATTACCTTCCATCAGGAGATGATTCCGACATCGCTGCTGATCAG encodes:
- a CDS encoding spore germination protein, with the protein product MLFSVVSDNVTGILNELGSSPDIIVRNFIYACPNPVNASLIFLEGISDIQSVSENVLWTLLGETRNNGQKAASQSENGQAPHQSEPQPGDSPSNGTIPVSSQMLQAWSEMKNKLTLGSIFELKQFDEVIASLLAGNSILLLDGVPLALSCCTKGGQMRDIQEASTQVVIRGPKDSFTESLCTNIALVRRRIRNKQLWLEEISMGSVTNTSVILMYMKDVAKEEVVAEVKRRLAENTLESVLESGYIEEVLEDPSYSPFPTVYNTERPDVVAGNLLEGRIALLIDGTPFALIVPTVLAQFFTSAEDYYQRYDIGIFLRLLRYTSFVIALLGPSFYVGLITFHQEMIPTSLLISLAGSRESVPFPALVEALVMEICFEILREAGIRLPRTVGQAVSIVGALVLGEAAVQAGIVSHFMVIVVAVTGIASFSTPSYSLAISARLLRFSFVLLAGFLGFYGISLGIIVLVIHLNSLRSIGEHFLAPFTPFKLKQHKDILVRLPFNKRKHLKGESSFAGFNQPKQRGKLS